A stretch of Paenibacillus mucilaginosus 3016 DNA encodes these proteins:
- a CDS encoding LTA synthase family protein, giving the protein MRLFFGAFWIVFLVELMSRGQWEKAFGWTFQSLPALTLNALAVFGFLLLLTALTASIRLSFWLVATFCLALGLISGIKLDILGVPLLPWDLLLTSESSDMVQYIKGLLSFTIISGLVVFIGLSMLLLYKLPRLAMSINWKQRLVMGIVSVMLLSSIYTDGMASIKKWANIQNIAWDQSLNVDTNGFLLSTIMNLKFLFLAQPEGYDADKVRALASSHVPAAPAQVKPNVIVVLSESFWDPTQIKGIQFSRDPIPFYHELAEKYTSGTMLSPQYGGGTANVEFEVLTGNSMRFLPPGSVPYNQYVDKGIDSLASILARQDYTSTAINPFHSWFYSSKKVYKNFGFSKYISQEFFEPDYEGPYLADRQVAKQIIDASARSEGPDFIFANTMENHYHYYPGKFKENTIKVTGVTGESQGLLETYAQGLIGADDMLKRLVTHYEQSEEPTIVVFFGDHLPSLGDNYQAYKDSGFLQENDPDSLNKLYRVPVLVWNNYLPERKEELNMSPSFLTPYILKLAEQPGTYYTDYLYQLYQTTPVIPPSNYYAQMGIEPEELKTYENLQYDILFGEQYGYAETKTVVKDEHYILGPGPMKINEVRSETAGEKTVLTVTGEDLPKTSVLEVNGKAVTTHWSEEQSALKAEVPSETLDEKKPCKVKVLVKDSKDKLVAASNEYQYAALAVSGSAAP; this is encoded by the coding sequence ATGCGCCTTTTTTTCGGTGCGTTCTGGATTGTGTTCCTGGTGGAGCTGATGAGCCGCGGCCAATGGGAGAAGGCCTTCGGATGGACCTTCCAGTCCCTGCCTGCGCTTACGCTTAATGCCCTGGCGGTCTTCGGGTTCCTGCTGCTGCTCACCGCGCTTACGGCCAGCATCCGTCTGTCATTCTGGCTCGTTGCGACGTTCTGTCTGGCGCTGGGGCTGATCAGCGGCATCAAGCTTGATATTCTCGGCGTACCGCTGCTCCCGTGGGACCTGCTGTTAACCAGCGAATCCTCCGACATGGTGCAGTATATCAAGGGACTGCTCAGCTTTACGATTATTTCGGGACTGGTCGTATTCATCGGACTGAGCATGCTGCTGCTGTATAAGCTGCCGCGGCTTGCGATGTCGATCAATTGGAAGCAGCGGCTTGTGATGGGCATTGTCTCCGTTATGCTGCTGAGCTCTATCTATACGGACGGCATGGCTTCGATCAAGAAGTGGGCCAATATCCAGAACATCGCTTGGGATCAGTCGCTCAACGTGGACACGAACGGGTTCCTGCTCTCGACGATCATGAACCTCAAGTTCCTGTTCCTGGCACAGCCTGAGGGCTACGATGCGGATAAGGTTCGTGCGCTGGCATCCTCCCATGTCCCGGCGGCTCCCGCCCAAGTGAAGCCGAATGTGATCGTCGTGCTGAGCGAATCGTTCTGGGATCCGACGCAGATCAAGGGCATTCAGTTCAGCCGCGACCCGATTCCGTTCTACCATGAGCTTGCGGAGAAATACACCAGCGGCACGATGCTCTCCCCGCAGTATGGCGGAGGGACGGCCAATGTGGAGTTTGAGGTGCTTACAGGCAATTCGATGCGTTTCCTGCCTCCGGGGTCCGTCCCCTACAACCAGTATGTCGACAAGGGAATTGATTCCCTGGCTTCCATCCTGGCGCGGCAGGACTACACATCGACGGCCATTAACCCGTTCCACAGCTGGTTCTACAGCAGCAAGAAGGTATACAAGAATTTCGGGTTCTCCAAATACATTTCGCAGGAATTTTTCGAGCCGGATTATGAAGGTCCTTATCTGGCCGACCGCCAGGTAGCGAAGCAGATTATCGATGCTTCGGCACGCAGTGAAGGTCCTGATTTTATTTTTGCCAATACGATGGAGAATCATTACCATTATTACCCGGGGAAGTTCAAAGAAAACACGATCAAGGTAACCGGCGTAACGGGAGAATCCCAAGGACTCCTCGAAACCTACGCCCAGGGGCTGATCGGCGCAGACGATATGCTGAAGCGTCTGGTCACGCACTATGAGCAGTCGGAAGAGCCGACGATCGTCGTCTTCTTCGGCGACCACCTGCCGAGTCTCGGAGACAATTATCAGGCGTACAAGGATTCGGGCTTCCTGCAGGAGAATGACCCGGATTCTCTGAACAAGCTGTACCGTGTGCCTGTGCTCGTCTGGAACAATTATCTGCCGGAACGCAAGGAAGAGCTGAACATGAGCCCATCGTTTCTTACCCCGTACATTCTGAAGCTTGCGGAACAGCCGGGGACATATTACACGGATTACCTGTACCAGCTCTATCAGACGACGCCTGTGATTCCTCCGAGCAACTACTACGCCCAGATGGGGATTGAGCCGGAGGAGCTCAAGACGTATGAGAACCTGCAGTACGATATTCTCTTCGGTGAGCAGTACGGCTACGCTGAGACGAAGACCGTGGTGAAGGATGAGCATTATATCCTGGGTCCGGGCCCAATGAAGATTAATGAAGTGCGCAGCGAGACGGCGGGAGAAAAGACGGTGCTTACGGTAACCGGGGAAGATCTTCCGAAGACGAGCGTGCTGGAGGTCAACGGCAAGGCCGTCACGACCCATTGGAGCGAGGAGCAATCGGCGCTGAAGGCGGAAGTCCCGTCGGAGACGCTGGACGAGAAGAAGCCCTGCAAGGTCAAGGTGCTTGTCAAGGATTCCAAGGATAAGCTCGTCGCGGCATCGAATGAATATCAATATGCTGCACTCGCTGTAAGCGGCAGTGCGGCTCCGTAA
- a CDS encoding copper amine oxidase N-terminal domain-containing protein, with protein MKNKRIPALVLLGAAVTGLLGGTAGAAEADAAIQLRLNDTAALKNGQPVILETPPELKGDTTMVPLRFVSESLGAAVEWDGTARTITLKQDGRNIRLTIDRPEAEVDGQPAALEQPAFIRSGTTLVPLRFVAEQLHQDVAYDAATKTITLTPAAGQGTPPALPPEKKPTYPPPRDTPAAEPVRQKLETPTVDNLTVDPNAGKVRTVMMFTSSGMKVEVHSIVSDKKDHVYVLHNDKNNGGIIGYGEFSILKYDTAVPGPSMSLVRSFDQKFSFTYKDQQGTNRKFDYGSFIPTGLHYSEGTGKLYVMGESIDTDYPRILTYEVYPEVKLVAVSPDKGTNYHTGRNFFAASADGGIYYTDLYHQSYYSAGAEGASTFIGSTPTDTSSEMVSLEQDGQHYVLDKNSKSVYKAGPKGFELQGRVELEKIKGMAASGGFFYVTDGAKVYQINLKGEASVYVTLDKLTYNKGFYNPQTKQYEELYRTEPGKLTAIDEANRFTVDEAGSIYLFDNVNQILRRINVYP; from the coding sequence ATGAAGAACAAACGCATACCTGCCCTTGTCCTGTTAGGAGCAGCCGTCACCGGACTGCTCGGAGGGACTGCCGGCGCCGCGGAAGCGGACGCTGCGATTCAGCTGAGACTGAACGATACCGCAGCGCTGAAGAACGGCCAGCCGGTGATCCTGGAGACGCCGCCTGAGCTGAAGGGCGACACGACGATGGTGCCGCTGCGTTTCGTCAGCGAGTCCCTTGGCGCTGCGGTGGAGTGGGACGGGACCGCACGCACCATCACCCTGAAGCAGGACGGGCGTAACATCCGGCTGACGATTGACCGGCCGGAGGCAGAGGTGGACGGCCAGCCCGCCGCCCTCGAGCAGCCTGCGTTCATCCGCAGCGGCACGACCCTGGTGCCCCTGCGGTTCGTGGCGGAGCAGCTGCACCAGGACGTGGCGTACGACGCGGCGACGAAGACAATCACTCTGACGCCGGCCGCAGGGCAGGGGACGCCTCCGGCGCTGCCGCCCGAGAAGAAGCCGACGTATCCGCCGCCAAGAGATACGCCGGCAGCCGAGCCGGTGCGGCAGAAGCTGGAGACGCCGACAGTGGATAATCTGACGGTCGATCCGAATGCGGGCAAGGTCAGAACGGTCATGATGTTCACGTCCTCCGGTATGAAGGTCGAGGTTCACAGCATCGTATCCGACAAGAAAGATCACGTATACGTTCTCCATAATGACAAGAACAACGGGGGCATTATCGGATACGGGGAGTTCAGTATTTTGAAGTATGATACCGCCGTTCCCGGACCTTCCATGAGTCTGGTCCGGTCGTTCGACCAGAAGTTTAGCTTTACCTACAAGGATCAGCAGGGAACGAACCGCAAATTCGATTACGGGAGCTTCATTCCCACCGGCCTCCACTACAGCGAAGGAACCGGCAAGCTGTATGTGATGGGAGAGAGCATTGACACGGATTATCCGCGTATTCTCACATATGAGGTGTATCCGGAAGTCAAGCTCGTGGCCGTATCTCCGGACAAGGGGACGAATTATCATACCGGACGCAACTTCTTTGCGGCTTCAGCGGATGGGGGGATCTACTACACGGACCTGTATCACCAGTCCTATTATTCGGCGGGGGCAGAGGGGGCCAGCACCTTCATCGGCAGCACACCCACGGATACCTCCAGTGAGATGGTTTCACTTGAGCAGGATGGGCAGCATTATGTTCTGGACAAGAATTCCAAGTCGGTTTATAAAGCGGGTCCGAAGGGCTTCGAACTCCAAGGCCGGGTGGAATTGGAGAAGATCAAGGGGATGGCTGCTTCCGGCGGATTCTTCTATGTGACCGATGGAGCGAAGGTGTATCAGATCAATCTCAAGGGTGAAGCCTCCGTTTATGTCACCCTCGATAAGCTGACTTACAACAAAGGTTTCTACAACCCGCAGACCAAGCAGTATGAGGAGCTCTACCGAACCGAACCCGGCAAGCTGACGGCGATTGACGAGGCGAACCGATTCACGGTGGACGAAGCGGGGAGCATTTACCTTTTTGACAACGTCAATCAAATTCTGCGCCGGATTAATGTGTATCCTTAA
- a CDS encoding glycoside hydrolase family 88/105 protein — MSKPWSQIMSESFMEQYPLVSDMPFQKRRCWNYENGCILTAFERMWRKTGDDRYWNYIRENMDLFIREDGTIDTYSLEEYNVDMINQGKTLFFMYERTGEAKYRKALDLLVTQLKGHPRTSEGGLWHKKIYPFQMWLDGVYMTSPLLAQYASQFDEHEWYDDIANEILLMERVSRDPKTGLLYHGWDESREQRWADPVTGCSPEFWGRAVGWYVMAIVDVLDYLPVDHPKRGQIIGIFYRLAEAIVAVQDEESGLWYQVLNKGGEKGNYLEASASSMFTCAFAKGANKGYLGGWALESARRGYQGLLDRYFERDEDGTMHLNGICSVAGLGNKPYRDGSYEYYLSEPIRRDDPKGFAPFVMACLEIEAADEAKK, encoded by the coding sequence GTGAGCAAGCCTTGGTCCCAAATCATGTCGGAATCCTTCATGGAGCAGTATCCTCTGGTGTCCGACATGCCGTTTCAGAAAAGACGCTGCTGGAATTATGAAAACGGATGCATCCTGACCGCGTTCGAGCGCATGTGGCGCAAGACCGGCGATGACCGTTATTGGAACTATATCCGGGAGAACATGGATCTGTTCATCCGCGAGGATGGAACGATCGACACCTACTCCCTGGAAGAATACAATGTGGACATGATCAACCAGGGCAAGACGCTGTTCTTCATGTACGAGCGGACCGGCGAAGCCAAGTACCGCAAGGCGCTCGACCTGCTTGTAACCCAGCTCAAGGGGCACCCGCGCACGAGCGAAGGCGGACTGTGGCACAAGAAAATTTATCCGTTCCAAATGTGGCTCGACGGCGTATATATGACTTCCCCGCTGCTCGCCCAATATGCAAGCCAATTCGACGAGCACGAATGGTACGACGACATTGCGAACGAAATTCTGCTCATGGAGCGCGTATCCCGCGATCCGAAGACCGGGCTGCTCTACCACGGCTGGGATGAGAGCCGCGAACAGCGCTGGGCCGACCCGGTAACCGGCTGCTCGCCGGAATTCTGGGGCCGCGCCGTCGGCTGGTACGTCATGGCCATCGTGGATGTGCTCGACTACCTTCCGGTGGACCATCCGAAGCGCGGACAGATCATCGGGATCTTCTACCGCTTGGCGGAAGCCATTGTCGCCGTACAGGACGAAGAAAGCGGCCTCTGGTACCAGGTACTGAACAAGGGCGGCGAGAAAGGAAATTATCTGGAAGCCTCTGCGTCTTCCATGTTCACGTGTGCATTTGCCAAGGGCGCCAACAAGGGCTACCTCGGCGGCTGGGCTCTCGAATCGGCCCGCCGCGGCTACCAAGGCCTGCTTGACCGCTACTTCGAGCGCGACGAAGACGGCACGATGCACCTGAACGGCATCTGCAGCGTGGCCGGTCTCGGCAACAAGCCATACCGCGACGGCTCCTACGAGTACTATCTCAGCGAGCCGATCCGCCGCGACGATCCGAAGGGCTTCGCCCCGTTCGTCATGGCCTGCCTCGAGATCGAAGCTGCAGACGAAGCGAAGAAGTAA